The following coding sequences lie in one Vibrio sp. BS-M-Sm-2 genomic window:
- a CDS encoding YijD family membrane protein produces the protein MSNENNTVNRGSERKTLVLAVVAGVCGDALLSWVTMSEVGFSIFPLIALVLAVQALYQEYLTNPVSEDIPLVGLACFFVGAFGHSAFVKAQHPDAGSNFFAIIVAMLLLAWVGKKLGFIGKTA, from the coding sequence ATGTCGAATGAAAATAATACTGTAAACCGTGGTTCTGAAAGAAAGACACTCGTACTTGCTGTTGTAGCCGGTGTGTGTGGTGATGCATTGTTATCTTGGGTAACAATGAGCGAAGTGGGCTTCTCTATTTTCCCGCTTATCGCTTTAGTTTTGGCAGTACAAGCGCTTTACCAAGAATACCTAACTAATCCAGTATCTGAAGATATCCCACTAGTAGGTCTAGCTTGTTTCTTCGTGGGTGCATTTGGCCACTCGGCTTTTGTGAAAGCACAACACCCTGATGCAGGTTCAAACTTCTTCGCGATTATTGTCGCGATGCTGCTTTTAGCCTGGGTAGGTAAGAAGCTAGGCTTTATCGGTAAAACCGCTTAA
- the btuB gene encoding TonB-dependent vitamin B12 receptor — MNKSLLAVAVASLLSPISNLHAQQASTDETMVVTANRFEQSTESVVAQVEVVTRQDIARIQAKSLTDVFKRLTGIQVTQNGGRGQQASIFVRGANSDQVLVLIDGIRFARAAKGGVDFSQLPITFVERVEYVRGARAAMYGSEAIGGVINIITVASSDNEETVVSAGLGSRDYEELSFVSGTKVGENGHLNVSVGYDSDEGYNVHPISGINDGDRHGFESRNALIGYVHNFDQQWSGFANFRMFETISQYDGSYVDYITGAPVHSYKEAEVQNSTFAAGVKYSGSELKSDFLVNYQNQDNWNYEQSLGKNSVSATSDELEQLNVQWVNSYKLTSALTLSGGVDWRDEAYIVKPSNTEYDRTNIAYFAALNADADKVFGELSLRVDDNEQFGTETTYNTGLGYRYAEWLFVKAAYGTSFKAPNLYQLYSYYGNAQLEAEKADSFELTFGGLIKDVDWSITGYDTNVEDLIDYNYATSKYYNTGGESQLRGVEVVVGFDTSFINHQVSANFQDPEDQSGEQLIRRAKKIYKYNAVASFDEVDVSLGYQYVGERPDFSEDLAAYSLFDVSVNYYANENLTLNGRVDNLTDEEYETAGGYPSPERTYHMNATYQF; from the coding sequence ATGAACAAATCCCTTTTAGCGGTTGCTGTAGCATCGCTGCTTTCACCTATCTCCAATTTACACGCCCAACAAGCATCTACCGACGAAACCATGGTGGTTACGGCTAACCGTTTTGAGCAAAGCACTGAAAGTGTTGTCGCTCAAGTTGAGGTTGTGACACGTCAAGATATAGCTCGTATTCAAGCTAAGTCACTAACTGATGTATTCAAACGATTAACGGGTATTCAAGTTACACAGAATGGTGGTAGAGGCCAGCAAGCTTCGATCTTTGTTCGAGGTGCTAACTCTGATCAGGTTCTTGTGTTAATTGACGGCATTCGTTTTGCTCGCGCTGCAAAAGGTGGTGTCGATTTCAGCCAGCTGCCAATCACATTTGTTGAACGAGTCGAGTATGTACGAGGCGCTCGTGCTGCTATGTATGGTTCAGAGGCTATTGGTGGTGTGATTAATATCATTACAGTTGCCAGTTCTGACAATGAAGAAACGGTAGTGAGTGCGGGATTAGGCAGCCGTGATTATGAAGAGTTAAGTTTTGTTAGCGGTACTAAAGTTGGCGAAAATGGTCACTTAAACGTATCTGTTGGTTACGATTCGGATGAGGGTTACAACGTTCACCCAATCTCGGGAATAAATGATGGTGACCGCCATGGTTTCGAATCGCGCAACGCACTAATTGGTTATGTTCATAACTTTGATCAGCAATGGAGTGGCTTTGCTAACTTCCGAATGTTCGAGACTATCTCTCAATATGATGGTTCGTATGTTGATTATATTACGGGAGCACCTGTCCACTCTTACAAAGAGGCAGAAGTTCAGAATTCTACCTTTGCTGCTGGGGTTAAATATAGTGGCAGTGAACTTAAGTCTGATTTCCTAGTTAACTATCAGAATCAAGATAACTGGAACTACGAACAGTCCTTAGGTAAAAACTCGGTGTCAGCAACATCTGATGAACTCGAACAGCTAAATGTTCAATGGGTGAATTCATACAAACTGACTTCGGCACTGACTCTTAGTGGCGGTGTAGATTGGCGTGATGAGGCTTATATTGTGAAGCCTTCGAATACTGAATACGATAGAACGAATATTGCATACTTCGCAGCATTAAACGCAGATGCGGATAAAGTGTTTGGTGAGCTTAGCCTTCGTGTTGATGATAATGAACAGTTTGGTACTGAGACTACTTACAATACCGGGTTAGGCTACCGTTATGCTGAGTGGCTTTTCGTAAAAGCGGCTTATGGCACATCATTCAAGGCACCTAACTTATATCAACTTTATAGCTACTACGGTAATGCACAGTTAGAAGCTGAAAAGGCAGATTCATTTGAGCTGACTTTTGGTGGCTTAATCAAAGATGTTGATTGGTCGATTACTGGCTATGATACGAATGTCGAAGACTTAATTGATTACAACTACGCGACAAGCAAGTACTACAATACCGGTGGCGAAAGCCAACTGCGTGGTGTGGAAGTGGTCGTTGGATTTGATACTAGCTTTATTAATCACCAAGTGAGCGCTAACTTCCAAGACCCAGAAGATCAATCTGGTGAGCAATTGATACGCCGAGCTAAGAAGATTTACAAGTATAATGCAGTGGCTAGTTTCGATGAGGTTGATGTTTCGCTAGGTTACCAATATGTCGGTGAGAGACCGGATTTCTCTGAAGATCTTGCTGCGTATAGTTTGTTTGATGTTTCAGTGAACTACTATGCGAATGAAAACCTAACTTTAAATGGTCGAGTGGATAATTTAACTGACGAAGAGTATGAGACTGCTGGTGGGTACCCATCACCAGAGCGTACATATCACATGAATGCTACTTACCAATTCTAA
- a CDS encoding ATPase, translated as MKKKVVISWSSGKDSTLTLERLLESTEYEVVALYTTYVGNEVPFQVTPIEVVGMQATLIGLPLITIELPEVFPSNEIYQSTIVTALKGSGLFIDAVAFGDMFCNGIADYRRSYIEPAGWECVFPLLGQSSQALAQEIIDRGIETFLVTVDIDALDMSYCGKEYTPELIDSLPSHVDPCGEDGEFHTLVTSAPCFKGKLKIELENAEQGECFVHQRYRACIM; from the coding sequence ATGAAAAAGAAAGTCGTCATAAGTTGGTCATCAGGCAAAGACTCTACATTAACCCTAGAACGTCTACTTGAAAGCACTGAGTATGAAGTTGTTGCTCTCTATACTACGTATGTGGGAAATGAGGTTCCTTTCCAAGTAACACCAATCGAGGTTGTCGGAATGCAGGCAACATTGATTGGTTTGCCATTAATAACGATTGAGCTGCCGGAAGTCTTCCCAAGTAATGAGATCTATCAAAGTACTATTGTTACGGCACTTAAAGGATCTGGTTTATTTATCGATGCCGTGGCATTCGGCGATATGTTTTGCAATGGTATTGCTGATTACCGAAGAAGTTATATAGAACCTGCGGGTTGGGAGTGTGTTTTTCCTCTACTGGGACAGAGTAGCCAAGCGCTGGCTCAAGAAATAATAGATAGAGGAATCGAAACCTTTCTCGTCACAGTTGATATCGATGCATTAGACATGAGCTATTGCGGGAAAGAATACACACCTGAACTAATAGACAGTCTGCCAAGTCACGTCGACCCATGTGGTGAAGATGGTGAGTTTCATACCTTAGTAACGTCAGCGCCATGCTTTAAAGGAAAACTTAAGATAGAGCTAGAAAATGCAGAGCAGGGTGAGTGCTTTGTGCATCAACGCTACCGAGCTTGCATTATGTAG
- the fabR gene encoding HTH-type transcriptional repressor FabR, whose product MKPMGIRAQQKEKTRRSLIDAAFSQLSADRSFSNLSLREVAREAGIAPTSFYRHFKDMDELGLTMVDEGGLLLRQLMRQARQRIVKEGSVIRTSVETFMEFIESSPNVFRLLLRERSGTSFEFRAAVAREIQHFSAELTEYLITTGMTRDEAFTQAEASVILVFNSGAEALDLDRRQRDELAERLIMQLRMMAKGAFWYRKERERNRLKGGIE is encoded by the coding sequence ATGAAACCAATGGGCATTCGCGCACAGCAAAAAGAAAAAACTCGTCGCAGCTTAATCGATGCAGCATTTAGCCAGCTCAGTGCCGATCGTAGTTTTTCCAATCTAAGCTTGAGAGAAGTCGCTCGTGAGGCTGGAATAGCACCGACTTCCTTTTATCGTCACTTCAAAGACATGGATGAGCTTGGCTTAACCATGGTTGATGAAGGTGGCTTACTGTTGCGCCAGTTAATGCGTCAAGCTAGGCAACGCATAGTAAAAGAAGGTAGTGTGATTCGCACATCGGTTGAAACCTTTATGGAATTCATTGAAAGCAGCCCTAACGTATTCAGACTGTTATTGCGAGAGCGCTCAGGAACTTCATTTGAGTTTCGTGCAGCGGTAGCTCGTGAGATACAGCACTTCTCTGCTGAGTTAACCGAATATTTGATAACGACTGGCATGACAAGGGACGAAGCTTTCACTCAAGCTGAAGCCTCGGTCATCTTAGTCTTCAACTCAGGGGCAGAAGCATTAGATTTAGATCGACGTCAGCGAGATGAATTGGCTGAACGCTTGATCATGCAATTGCGAATGATGGCCAAAGGAGCTTTTTGGTATCGTAAAGAACGTGAACGTAACCGATTAAAAGGCGGGATTGAATAA
- the trmA gene encoding tRNA (uridine(54)-C5)-methyltransferase TrmA has product MANLDVNPQRYQEQLAEKTERLTEMFSEYNVPELEVYESPEQHYRMRAEFRVWHEGDDMYYVMFNQETKEKYRVDQFPAASRLINDLMPLLTDAMKDNHSLRHKLFQVDFLSTLSGEILVSLLYHRQLGEQWIQDAKVLKQQLNDEGFNLNLIGRARKMKIVLDRDYVIEKLDVNGDSYIYQQVENSFTQPNGKVAEKMLEWAVDCTQDSKGDLLELYCGNGNFSLALAQNFERVLATELAKPSVESAQYNIAANKIDNVQIIRMSAEDFTVAMEGKREFRRLQQANIDLKSYNCNTIFVDPPRSGMDVDTCKMVQGYERIMYISCNPETLKENLEILSETHNITRFALFDQFPYTHHMEAGVFLERKA; this is encoded by the coding sequence ATGGCGAATTTAGATGTAAACCCGCAACGCTACCAAGAACAACTGGCAGAAAAGACAGAGCGTCTTACTGAAATGTTCTCAGAATATAATGTGCCTGAGCTGGAAGTGTATGAATCTCCAGAACAACACTACCGCATGCGTGCTGAGTTCCGCGTGTGGCATGAAGGTGACGATATGTATTACGTCATGTTCAACCAAGAGACTAAAGAAAAATATCGCGTAGACCAGTTCCCTGCTGCTAGCCGTCTAATCAATGACTTGATGCCTCTATTAACGGATGCAATGAAGGACAACCACTCTCTACGCCACAAACTATTCCAAGTAGATTTCCTTTCTACATTAAGCGGCGAGATTTTGGTGTCACTACTTTACCACCGTCAATTAGGTGAACAGTGGATTCAAGATGCTAAAGTACTTAAGCAGCAATTAAACGATGAAGGTTTTAACCTAAACCTGATTGGTCGTGCGCGTAAGATGAAAATCGTACTGGACCGTGACTACGTTATTGAAAAGCTAGACGTGAATGGTGATAGCTACATCTACCAACAAGTAGAGAACAGCTTTACTCAACCAAACGGAAAAGTAGCAGAGAAAATGTTGGAATGGGCTGTCGACTGTACTCAAGACAGCAAAGGTGACTTGCTTGAGCTTTACTGTGGTAACGGTAACTTCTCATTAGCGCTGGCACAAAACTTCGAGCGTGTACTGGCAACAGAACTGGCGAAGCCGTCAGTGGAATCTGCACAATACAACATCGCGGCGAACAAGATCGATAATGTTCAGATCATCCGTATGTCTGCAGAAGATTTTACCGTAGCAATGGAAGGCAAGCGTGAATTCCGTCGTCTACAGCAAGCGAACATCGATCTTAAGAGCTACAACTGCAACACTATCTTTGTTGATCCACCGCGTTCAGGTATGGATGTAGATACTTGTAAGATGGTTCAAGGCTACGAGCGTATCATGTACATCTCTTGTAACCCTGAAACGTTGAAAGAGAACCTAGAGATCCTAAGCGAAACACACAATATCACTCGTTTTGCTCTGTTTGACCAGTTCCCTTACACCCACCACATGGAAGCAGGTGTATTCTTAGAGCGCAAAGCATAA